From one Octopus bimaculoides isolate UCB-OBI-ISO-001 chromosome 1, ASM119413v2, whole genome shotgun sequence genomic stretch:
- the LOC106881035 gene encoding zinc finger protein 423 isoform X3 has protein sequence MPFRCSYCSRLFRHKRSRDRHVKLHTGDKKYKCSQCDAAFARSDHLKSHLRTHDTGKPFKCTICNRGYTTAAALSSHMYSHRKPNSSGQMEYKCYQCEEIFYQPKDLQNHYNDCHAPAPLREKTLQCTQCSEMFVSQELLDVHVEQEHVKEQKRKFSTPDNISDIDIFHKKLKTHNDVSINKQMLSNASDLTVKENGLDLMPEIMDSSSLSDPANRENALVCPYCLQDNFESLELLEIHMQCVHSVKATEVYTCNYCNAPYPNLYALHDHMKVVHQNLTCMDIKYPCSLCSRHFTSIDALAEHKKHTHSQASSSNHSLYCAECALLFQNPMEFQEHIQRSHNCLQDTPRPKPPKSKKVSNDTKKDIKRMNSHSIFNNTKNSSPAPNERMVEEKMVCDQCNATFLDIKNFQTHLKIHLDSVLTQYICPQCQKQFTTEDQLESHLSLHYLCLSTEYGCTSCMKTFSKPDELQKHLMDIHAHHLYRCSLCKEIFDSKVNIQVHFAIKHSNECKIYKCTKCNSVFISEVDWQLHVRSAHLQMPKPHKCLFCKEGFTTEVELQCHLTIHGKPFKCPMCSEAFHVEYLLDKHLQNEHDPDKNSKRLGNSQSDIKVEKDIGSSTLLNSCGTIDISNSVTSGSGIWKSTDPLHTCNICDMKFSNLSSLQLHKKQDHRVALANNHTSQVMTTVESSVITSKVISSSNDKVALSCTYCSQSFKSRTELERHMKIHLNSSSQKCNICDEVFPSPNTLAEHKLQHCKIPQGNICVGCKIPLKSEDQFYIHSQEHGFQGAIMQCVICRQTLASMMELQMHGKHHFQTKPNFFTCCVCLRGFDSKENLISKLNSSGRTYFVCKPCYHGETSDFHCNECGARFPTNEQLESHVTKHRRTYQCIKCQQSFSTEYEIQLHVATHVLQEGNIHECKLCSQVFDSPAKLQCHLIEHTYGNSEYRCSVCCKVFSNATDIQAHAFEHGIHARKFGCIHCNQRFFFSAELDNHMINHVKPESISELQCKDCPQTFSNIVSFNAHRRIHQQQMDNSTSTPIKCTFCHEVFNDTSELQKHFFTCHTEQDIEHSINKRSYQCSQCNKECSSLANLQNHMKIHKIEKENQKSQVPKTQIVDVKPVLCPVCGQVFSKRSLMKEHMNTVHLVHQESKASTQGNTASTSTTGTEYSDVNGDSQSCASDEANEINHSSPQQTANSTSPVSVSLVNMKMEICVPENQLHPSSEDDEIFNDVSHNSQMITDCKMDSSEN, from the exons ATGCCATTCCGCTGCAGCTACTGCAGTCGCCTATTCCGACACAAACGCAGTCGTGACCGTCATGTCAAACTGCACACAGGGGACAAGAAGTATAAATGTTCCCAGTGTGATGCTGCATTTGCAAG GAGTGATCATTTGAAAAGTCATTTGCGTACACATGACACAGGAAAACCTTTCAAATGCACTATTTGCAACCGTGGATATACAACAGCAGCTGCTCTTTCTTCTCATATGTATTCACATCGGAAACCAAACAGCTCTGGTCAGATGGAATATAAATGTTACCAATGTGAAGAGATTTTTTATCAGCCAAAAGACTTACAGAACCATTACAATGATTGCCATGCTCCTGCTCCCCTTCGTGAAAAAACTCTACAATGTACTCAGTGCTCTGAAATGTTTGTTAGCCAAGAACTTCTTGATGTTCATGTTGAACAAGAGCATGTTAAAGAACAAAAACGTAAGTTTTCAACTCCAGACAATATTTCTGATATTGACATTTTCCACAAAAAGTTGAAAACTCACAATGATGTCTCTATAAATAAGCAAATGCTATCTAACGCTAGTGATTTAACTGTAAAAGAAAATGGACTAGATCTTATGCCAGAAATAATGGATTCTTCATCTCTCTCAGACCCAGCCAACCGGGAAAATGCCCTTGTTTGCCCCTACTGTTTACAAGACAATTTTGAATCTTTAGAACTGCTTGAAATTCACATGCAGTGTGTGCATTCTGTAAAAGCAACTGAAGTTTATACATGCAATTACTGCAATGCACCATATCCTAACTTATATGCCCTCCATGATCATATGAAAGTTGTTCACCAAAATTTAACCTGTATGGATATCAAATATCCCTGTAGTTTATGTTCTAGACATTTTACAAGCATTGATGCATTAGCAGAGCATAAAAAACATACGCATAGCCAAGCAAGTTCCTCAAACCATTCTCTCTACTGTGCAGAATGTGCATTACTTTTTCAAAACCCTATGGAATTCCAAGAGCACATTCAGCGCTCCCACAACTGTTTGCAAGATACACCTCGTCCTAAACCTCCAAAATCAAAGAAAGTAAGTAATGAcacaaagaaagatataaaacgCATGAACTCCCATAGTATTTTTAATAACACAAAAAATTCAAGCCCAGCACCTAATGAGAGAATGGTTGAAGAGAAAATGGTATGTGACCAATGTAATGCTACATTCCTTGATATTAAAAATTTTCAAACCCATCTGAAAATTCATTTGGACTCAGTGCTCACTCAATACATATGTCCCCAATGCCAAAAGCAGTTTACTACTGAAGACCAATTAGAGAGTCATTTGTCATTACACTACCTCTGTCTTAGCACTGAGTATGGCTGCACCAGTTGCATGAAAACTTTCTCCAAACCAGATGAACTTCAGAAACACTTGATGGATATTCATGCACATCATCTTTATCGTTGTTCACTTTGTAAGGAAATTTTTGATTCAAAGGTCAATATTCAAGTCCACTTTGCAATAAAACATAGTAATGAGtgcaaaatttataaatgtacaaaatGCAACTCAGTCTTTATATCAGAGGTTGATTGGCAACTGCATGTCAGATCTGCACATCTCCAAATGCCAAAGCCACATAAATGTCTCTTTTGTAAAGAAGGTTTTACCACCGAAGTTGAATTACAATGCCATTTAACCATTCATGGCAAGCCATTTAAATGCCCAATGTGTAGTGAAGCATTCCATGTGGAATATTTGTTAGATAAACATCTCCAAAATGAGCATGACCCTGACAAAAATTCTAAGCGATTGGGTAACAGCCAATCTGATATCAAAGTGGAGAAGGACATTGGAAGTAGCACTTTATTAAACAGTTGTGGAACTATAGATATATCAAATTCAGTAACATCAGGAAGTGGAATTTGGAAAAGCACTGATCCACTTCATACATGCAACATCTGTGATATGAAGTTCAGCAATTTATCCtctcttcagctgcacaagaagCAAGACCACCGTGTTGCACTGGCTAATAATCACACCTCGCAAGTGATGACTACTGTAGAGAGCAGTGTGATTACAAGTAAAGTCATAAGTTCAAGCAATGACAAAGTAGCATTATCATGCACATACTGTAGTCAGTCTTTCAAATCTAGAACTGAACTTGAACGTCATATGAAAATTCACCTCAATTCCAGCAGCCAGAAATGCAACATTTGTGATGAAGTATTCCCATCACCAAATACTCTAGCAGAGCACAAACTGCAGCATTGCAAAATTCCTCAAGGAAATATTTGTGTTGGTTGCAAAATTCCCTTAAAATCTGAAGATCAGTTTTATATTCATTCCCAAGAACATGGCTTTCAGGGAGCTATAATGCAATGTGTTATCTGTAGACAAACTCTGGCATCTATGATGGAACTTCAAATGCATGGAAAGCATCATTTCCAAACTAAACCCAACTTTTTCACCTGCTGTGTATGTTTGCGAGGATTTGATTCCAAAGAAAATCTTATATCAAAATTGAATAGTTCTGGTCGaacatattttgtttgtaaacCTTGCTATCATGGTGAAACATCTGACTTTCATTGCAATGAATGTGGCGCCAGATTCCCAACCAATGAACAACTAGAAAGTCATGTAACAAAGCATCGGCGAACATACCAGTGCATCAAATGCCAGCAATCTTTCAGTACAGAATATGAAATTCAATTGCACGTTGCCACCCATGTTCTGCAAGAAGGAAATATCCATGAGTGCAAACTCTGTTCACAAGTTTTTGATTCTCCAGCCAAATTACAATGCCACTTGATTGAACACACCTATGGCAATTCTGAGTACCGCTGTAGTGTCTGTTGTAAAGTATTCAGTAATGCtacagacatacaagcacatgcTTTTGAGCATGGCATTCATGCTCGCAAGTTTGGATGTATCCACTGTAATCAACGGTTTTTCTTCAGTGCTGAATTAGATAACCACATGATAAACCATGTGAAACCAGAATCAATATCAGAGCTGCAGTGCAAAGACTGTCCACAGACTTTCTCAAATATTGTCAGCTTCAATGCACACCGACGCATACATCAACAGCAGATGGACAATAGCACATCCACCCCTATTAAATGTACATTTTGTCATGAAGTATTCAATGATACCAGTGAACTACAGAAACATTTCTTCACATGTCACACTGAGCAAGACATAGAACACTCAATTAACAAGAGAAGTTATCAGTGTTCCCAATGTAATAAAGAATGTTCATCTTTAGCCAACTTGCAGAACCACATGAAGATTCATAAAATAG aaaaagaaaatcaaaagtcTCAAGTTCCAAAGACTCAGATAGTTGATGTAAAGCCAGTTTTGTGTCCTGTATGTGGGCAAGTATTTTCAAAGAGAAGTTTAATGAAGGAACATATGAACACTGTCCACCTCGTACACCAG GAAAGCAAAGCAAGTACACAAGGTAACACAGCATCAACATCCACAACTGGTACAGAGTATAGTGATGTGAATGGTGATAGTCAGAGTTGTGCAAGTgatgaagcaaatgaaataaaccaCTCTTCTCCCCAGCAGACTGCCAATTCTACATCTCCAGTGTCTGTTAGTTTGGTCAATATGAAAATGGAAATTTGTGTCCCTGAAAACCAATTGCATCCTTCAAGTGAAGATGACGAAATATTTAATGATGTCAGTCATAATTCACAGATGATTACTGACTGCAAGATGGACAGCTCTGAAAACTga